The following are encoded together in the Lepidochelys kempii isolate rLepKem1 chromosome 7, rLepKem1.hap2, whole genome shotgun sequence genome:
- the LOC140915315 gene encoding bone morphogenetic protein 2-like, whose amino-acid sequence MRRLQEVFDIEALPHDVLPHRKPPQFMVDLFNKVADSNGITKAPGLLEGNVVRSLEDRDYFDQSYFYFNISSVGRNEQMLKAELRVFKLNKNHVPQKSFWQHFLKVDVYELLDRGSKLQRRNLISSRLLSLYTEGWEVFNVTQTVSKWVGHSSTNHGFLITTTHLSKTKMESNFVKFAKSQHNMRDSRNAFLVLFTNNDRQKSSSFLPSSTEFQPSSPEDDTSSHLPHQNEVFANIRVNKSRRIRDTSSFSHKDKIVPCQLNDLFVDFHKIGWAGWIISPRGYKAYYCKGACLFPLGESLRATNHATVQSIVHTLKLTKDVSTPCCVPDKLSSISIMYFDDNENVVLKNYKDMVATSCGCH is encoded by the exons ATGCGGAGACTGCAGGAGGTCTTTGACATTGAGGCCCTGCCCCATGATGTCCTGCCTCACAGGAAACCACCCCAGTTTATGGTAGATCTTTTCAATAAGGTGGCAGATTCCAATGGGATCACGAAGGCCCCAGGGCTGCTGGAGGGCAACGTGGTGCGGAGCCTTGAAGACCGAG aTTATTTTGATCAGTCTTATTTCTACTTCAACATCTCTTCGGTTGGGAGGAATGAACAAATGCTAAAAGCTGAGCTCCGAGTTTTCAAACTAAATAAAAACCATGTGCCTCAAAAATCTTTTTGGCAACATTTTCTCAAA GTGGATGTGTATGAGCTTTTGGACAGAGGAAGTAAGCTGCAGAGAAGAAATCTCATTTCATCCAGACTACTGTCTTTGTATACCGAAGGCTGGGAGGTGTTCAATGTCACGCAGACA GTTTCCAAATGGGTGGGACACAGCAGCACTAACCATGGCTTTTTGATCACTACAACTCATCTATCTAAAACCAAAATGGAATCCAACTTTGTCAAGTTTGCCAAGAGCCAGCACAATATGCGAGACAGTAGGAATGCTTTCTTGGTCCTCTTCACCAATAATGACAGACAGAAATCTTCCAGCTTCCTACCCTCTTCCACCG AATTCCAGCCATCCTCGCCTGAAGATGATACTTCATCACACCTACCTCACCAAAATGAGGTCTTTGCAAACATCAGAGTGAACAAAAGCAGAAGAATTCGGGATACCTCTTCCTTCTCCCACAAAGACAAAATTGTGCCATGCCAGCTCAATGATCTCTTCGTCGACTTCCATAAAATTGGTTGGGCGGGGTGGATCATTTCCCCACGTGGCTACAAGGCTTATTATTGCAAAGGGGCCTGCCTGTTCCCCTTAGGGGAAAGTCTAAGAGCGACCAACCATGCTACCGTCCAGTCCATAGTGCATACGCTGAAACTGACCAAAGACGTCAGCACACCGTGCTGTGTCCCAGACAAACTGAGTTCCATCAGTATTATGTACTTTGACGACAATGAGAATGTTGTCCTTAAGAATTATAAAGACATGGTGGCCACAAGCTGTGGTTGTCATTAA